One Oncorhynchus mykiss isolate Arlee chromosome 25, USDA_OmykA_1.1, whole genome shotgun sequence genomic window, tggttccatcaggctaggttataccctggacattatgtggtaaacacagtgatcaggctggttccatcaggctaggttataccctggacattatatggtgaccaggctggtaacaccaggctaggttataccctggacatgatatggtgatcaggctggttccatcaggctaggttataccctggacattacatggtgatcaggctggttcccaccaggctaggttataccctggacataatatggtgatcaggctggttcccaccaggctaggttataccctggacattatatggtgatcaggctggttccaccaggctaggttataccctggacattatgtGGTGACCAGGCTGGttcccaccaggctaggttataccctgggcattatatggtgatcaggctggttcccaccaggctaggttataccctggacattacatggtgatcaggctggttcccaccaggctaggttataccctggacataaTATGGtcatcaggctaggttataccctggacattatatggtgaacacagtgatcaggctggttccaccaggctaggttataccctggacattatgtGGTGACCAGGCTGGttcccaccaggctaggttataccctggacataaTATGGtcatcaggctaggttataccctggacattatatggtgaacacagtgatcaggctggttccaccaggctaggttataccctggacattatatggtgatcagCGGTATTATATGGTCGCAACGGTACTTCTATCATAGGAGTCGAGGGAGACTGTTCACAACGGAGGAGGTGTCACAACGGTCCTTCTATCATAGGAGtcgagggagactctggcaacaACGGAGGAGGTGTCACAAGGATACTTCTATCATAGGAGTCGAGGGAGACTGGCAACAACAGAGGAGGTGTCACAACGGAGGTGGTGTCACAACGGAGGTGGTGTCACAACGGAGGAGGAGTCACAACGGAGGTGGTGTCACAACGGAGGAGGTGTCACAAGGATACTTCTATCATAGGAGTCGAGGGAGACTGGCAACAACAGAGGAGGTGTCACAACGGAGGTGGTGTCACAACGGTACTTCTATCATAGGAGtcgagggagactctggcaacaACGGAGGAGGTGTCACAAGGATACTTCTGTGGCATGACActtttattctgaggtcttgcctgacAAGCTGTACAAACAGCAAGTAAAAAGTGAATGAAATTATTTTTAGTTGGTCGCTAAACCATTGCAATCACATTACCTCTGCTCCTTCTGGTAGGTCTCTGGCATCTGTTCATGACCATTGCAATCTGGCATCTGTTCATGACCATTGCAATCTGGCATCTGTTCATGACCATTGCAATCTGGCATCTGTTCATGACCATTGCAATCTGGTCATCTGTTCATGACCATTGCAATCTGGCATCTGTTCATGACCATTGCAATCTGGTCATCTGTTCATGACCATTGCAATCTGGTCATCTGTTCATGACCATTGCAATCTGGTCATCTGTTCATGACCATTGCAATCTGGTCATCTGTTCATGACCATTGCAATCTGGTCATCTGTTCATGACCATTGCAGTCACATTACCTTTGCTCCTTCTGGTCATCTGTTCATGACAAGGGGATAAATCTGGCACCCAACTGTGCACCGTCTGACAGAAAAACAGGGTTGATGATTGTCTATATCCCTCAAATATAACCAAATGCTCGAGAAATGACGTAATCTCATTTGGAAGCTACTTCTATGCTTTACAGATGTAGACTGACTGGCTCGAGATTGGAAATACAATGACGTTACTGAagtaggcaaataattagtaggaaacaACATTGCCATATGATGATGATGTCAAATTTATTTTTAAAGAGATGGCCATGTTGCCATTACTGTTACTAGCAAATTGCTagcaatgctaatgttagctagctaaaatacgGTGGTTCCATTCATcttagttagctggctaaagtTCTACTGCATCTGAAGTCAATCTGTGGACATCACAATGATGACAAAATGTTTTCTTACTAagtatttttttctctttttttttaaatgttatcgTGTTTCCAAGCCAAATCCGAGTATTGAGACAGGCTAACGTCAGCTATCTAGGTAGCTAGCTATTTAGgtaactctagctagctaacggCAGCTATGCTAACGATGATAGTGATAATGATTatcaaaataaatacagaacaaaaatataaacgcaacatgcaacattttcaaagattttactgagttacagttcatgtgaggaaatcagtcaattgaaataaatagattaggccctaatctacgaCTGAGCAGAGGTGCAGGCGTGGGTGGAGCCAGGCCCAGACAATCAGAatcagtttttccccacaaaatggctttattacagacagaattaCTCCTGAGCACCCCCCTCCCCCAGGGGATCCCgctggtgaagaagccagatgtggagatcctgggctgacgtggttacacatggtctgcggttgtgaggccggttgaacatactgccaaattctctaaaacaacgttggaggcggtttatggtagagaaatgaacattcctgcagtcagcatgccaattgcacacaccctcaaaacttgagacatctgtggcattgtgttgtgtaacaaaacttaacattttagtggccttttattgtcccccagcacaaggtgcacctgtgtaatgatcatgctgtttaatcagattcttgatatgccacacctgtcaggtggattattgtggcaaaggagaaatgcgcactaacagggaggtaaacaaatttgtgcagaaAATTTGAGAGAactaagctttttgtgcatattgaacatttctgcgatcttttatttcagctcatgaaacatgtgaccaacactttacatgttgtgtttacatttttgttcagtatagctacATAACCAGCCCTTTTCTATCCCCTACCCCcctgtctcctacacccaggctgctgtggtcagagagaggtcgtaaattcctggaggagattatctcctcatggccacagtatagagacagagtgagttttcatagagagaacaaaggaatttcttccacctcacagaacttgaggtccgaacaacatttatgttctggagaaggtataaaagatcggtgaagaatccagctacgaactggtccgtttggtacaattttgtgaaacacATGGGAGACGatacggccacattaccataatgtTGTTTATACAATAGCTTCAGATATGaggcttacatctaattgttgtacaGGATGAATGAGGAAggattaaactatttgtgaaattatgggATGCTATGTAATTATGTAATGTGAGACAATTTTATTTCTGTGTAAAGTTTCACTTAAGTCACTGGCACGCCTCCATGAACACAGTTAGGACCTGGCGTCATGAGACAGCCTTTTTCTGCTCTTCCAAATAAAACTCCCACcttgagaatttctcaacagaccatgtttctctcaattacgagaggacaaaggttgcagaccagcttacctcgataacgagagggGCAAGGTTTGAGTAGATGGCAGAATCTTTTAAACATCcaacgtggttaaactcttagactatcgataccgacagaataagaacaagtctttgatatgaattactagtctgcagctaggaatccggtctcattgaacgcgaagaccgacaaccgccgaaacatctattctataacgatatgaatgaatgtcactctgaactacccattctaaccacgacagagagagagagagggcggacagACTCTCCagcagaaacaaacttttcaacggcgatcccgacgacacactgagcgtaaatatatgtattgattgcaattgttcccgaatgagtgagcgttcatgtgcaaaggattagcatttcaattgttataattatcaactgtgtgtcgTCTTCTCAGTCGACCACCACTTCCCTTTTGTAGaccaagccgcgatgccggtttagcccactagggaaactccgttatcatttccttgtaaccatctACTGTttatttatgcatttctgtgaattacttagtaaataaatgatgtaagacaattgatgtatggatgactcatagtgaagactgggttcgtgcagataaccaacaatttacaacgtttggaatgagactaacgtgaggtaaagaataattaattCATCAGAAGACTAAGttatcagatattaaaatatctgaagagttatattaggaaaattataactttgtaatctgaatattttccttggtgccccgacttcccaGTTAATTACATTTGCCTGATTAGTTCATCACGAAatgctaattacagagaatctttgataaaaactataagtcttcagttaatgatcgTAAAGACCTGACAGAGTTAAACCTCTGTCAGACTCTGCTGGTATGACTTGGTGGCGTGGGTTAGCTAGTAAACCTCTGTCAGACTCTGCTGGTATGACTTGGTGTTGTGGGTTAGCTAGTAAACCTCTGTCAGACTCTGCTAGTATGACTTGGGGGCGTGGGTTAGCTAGTAAACCTCTGTCAGACTCTGCTGGTATGACTTGGTGGCGTGGGTTATCTAGTAAACCTCTGTCAGACTTTGCTGGTATGACTTGGTGGTGTGGGTTAGCTAGTAAACCTCTGTCAGACTCTGCTAGTATGACTTGGTGTTGTGGGTTAGCTAGTAAACCTCTGTCAGACTCTGCTAGTATGACTTGGGGGCGTGGGTTAGCTAGTAAACCTCTGTCAGACTCTGCTGGTATGACTTGGTGGCGTGGGTTATCTAGTAAACCTCTGTCAGACTCTGCTAGTATGACTTGGTGTTGTGGGTTAGCTAGTAAACCTCGGTCAGACTCTGCTGGTATGACTTGGTGGCGTGGGTTATCTAGGCTGGTGCTTGCCTGGTTGTTTTTTTTACCTACAGTACATAGTTATCCAGAATGATCCAGTCAGGATGCAGTCTATGGGCCTCTGCttgcctgtctgtttgtctgtctctttttTTTTAGCCCAGTGTTGCCGtacctcattctcctcctcctagATTCTCCTCCTGACACTTTCCTGACACTTTCTCCATCCTCCTAGATTCTTCATCATCAAAGACAGTTTCCTGCTCTACTATGCGGAGAATGAGAAGAGAAGCTTTGAGACCAACAAACACTTCAACATCCACCCCAAGGTGAGCTTTACTCAACATGGATgcatgctatatatatatatatataccacatACCACAACTATGAGAAGTTGATGCATTATGTTGTATTCATCCTGTCTGTCCCAGGGTGTGATCCCCTTAGGAGGCTGTGTTGTGGATCCGAAGGAAGACCAGGGCATGCCATTCGCCATGGTTATAAATCATGACGACTTCACTGTAAGCACTTAGACAATAATATAAACTTTTTAATAATAGATACTTGAAATCTGCATCTCTGTATTTATCAGGCAGTTACTGTATATCTCATGTGATAATGCATGCTACTGTATATCTCATGTGATAATGCATAACCACTGTATATCTCATGCGATAATGCAGTGTACTGTATTTCTCATGTGATAATGTATGCTACTTTGTATCTCATGTGATAATGCACACTACTGTATATCTCATGTGATAATGTATGCTACTGTGTATCCCATGTGATAATGCACACCACTGTATATCTCGTGATAATGTGTGGTACTGTGTATCTCATGGGATAATGTGTGGTATTGTGTATCTCATGTGATAATGCATGCTGCTGTATATCTCATGTGATAATGCACACCACTGTATAGCTCATGTGATAATGCATGCAACTGTATATCTCGTGTGATAATGCATACCACTGTATATCTCATGTGATAATGCATAGTACTGTATTTCTCATGTAATAACGCGTGCTACTGTATATCTCATGTGAtaatgtatattactgtatatctCATGTGATAATGCGTGCTACTGTATCATGTGATAATGCACGCTACTGTATATCTCATGTGATAATGCGTGCTACTGTATATCTCATGTAATAATGCACACTACTGTATCTCATGTGATAATGCATGTTACTGTATATCTCATGTGATAATGCATAATATTGTATATCTCATGTGATAATGCACGTTACTGCATATCTCATGTGAAAATGCATGCTAGTGTATATCTCATGTAATAATGCACACTACTGTATCTCATGTGATAATGCATGTTACTGTATATCTCATGTGATAATGCATAATATTGTATATCTCATGTGATAATGCATGCTACTGTATATCCCATGTGATAATGCACATTACTGTATATCTCATGTGATAATGCATGCTATTGTATATCTCATGTGATAATGCGTGCTACTCTACATCTCATGTAATAATGCACACCACTGTATCtcatacaagcatttcgctacactcgcattaacatctgctaaccatgtgtatgtgacaaataaaatttgatttgatttgataatgcaTGTTACTGTATATCTCATGTGATAATGCATAATATTGTGTATCTCATGTGATAATGCACGTTACTGCATATCTCATGTGATAATGCGCGCTACTGTATCGTGTGATAATGCACCCTACTGTATATCTCATGTGATAATGCATGCTACCGTATATCTCATGTAATAATGCACACTACTGTATATCTCATGTGATAATGCGTGCTACTGTATATCTCATGTAATAATGCACACGACTGTATCTCATGTGATAATGCGTGTTACTGTATATCTCATGTGATAATGCATTATATTGTATATCTCATGTGATAATGCATGTAACTGTATATCTCATGTGATAATGCACATTACTGTATGTCTCATGTGATAATGCATGCTACTGTATAGCTCATGTGATAATGCATGCTACTGTATATCTCATGTGATAATGCATGCTACTGTATATCTCATGTGATAATGTGCATTACCGTATATCATGTGATAATGCATGCTACTGTGTATCTCATGTGATaatgtatgttactgtatatctCATGTGATAATGCATGCTACTGTATATCTCATGTGGTAATACATGCTACTGTATATCTCATGTGGTAATACATGCTACTGTATATCTCATGTGGTAATACATGCTACTGTATATCTCATGTGATAATCGCGCTACTGTTTGTGATGTgatctttttttaaattacatttctttgtaatttagcagactcttattcAGGGCATATGTTTTCATACTGTTTTGTTGTTGTTCGTACTGGTCCAccgtgggaatcgaaccaacAACCCTGGCATTGTAAGTGTCATgcccaactgagccacacgggattTATGCTTGATGTGAAGATAATGTATGCTAATGTATATTATCTTGTGATGATAATGTATGCTACTGTGTATTATCATGTGATGATAATGTAtgctactgtatatattatcTAGTGCTGATAATGTATGCTACTGTATATTATCATGTGATGATAATGTATGCTACTGTATATTATCATGTGATGATAATGTATGCTATATTATCATGTGATGATGCTCTGTTGCTCCCTCAGGGTAACATTGTCCTGGCTGCAGAGAATGAGGCAGAACAAAACCAGTGGCTGGAGATGCTGCAGGAGTCTGGCAGAGTGTGAGTCGCTAGTTACGACATAAAGCCGCTTTAAATCTAGCTGTTCAAACTGCCTTTTTAAATGTAACTGTAAACAAACTGAAACTACGCACTGCCTCTTTAAATCTAGCTGTACAAACTGCAACTGTAAACAAATAatgtcaaattgatcagaaatacagtgaagaGATTGTTAGTgtagtaaatgactattgtagctggaaatggcagaattttttatggaatatctacataggcgtacagaggcccattatcagcagccatcactcctgtgttccaatggcacgttgtgttagctaatccaagtttataattttgaaaggctaattgatcattagaaaacccatttgcaattatgttagcacagctgaaaactgttgtcctgatttaaagaagcaataaaactgaccttctttagacaagttgagtatctggagcatcagcatttgtgggttcgattacaggttcaaaatggccagaaacaaaggactttcttctgaaactcgtcagtctattcttggcAATTAAATCCAACTGACCACACTGCCTCTTTAAATCCAACTGACCACACTGCCTCTTTAAATCCAACTGACCACACTGCCTCTTTAAATCCAACTGACCACACTGCCTCTTTAAATCCAACTGACCACACTGCCTCTTTAAATCCATCTGACCACACTGCCTCTTTAAATCCATCTGACCACACTGCCTCTTTAAATCCATCTGACCACACTGCCTCTTTAAATCCATCTGACCACACTGCCTCTTTAAATCCAACTGACCACACTGCCTCTTTAAATCCAACTGACCACACTGCCTCATCAGGGGCAGCAGGGGTTAAGTCTATAAGTCTAACTCTAAGTAAAGGGTCCACCTTAGAGGGGGACTTTAGTCTCTTCAGATATGTATGGAGGAGCTGCACAGGTCTGCAATTGTATAGTGGAATATGTGACCTACTGTTGTGTGGTACTGGTGGTGATCATGCTGTATAAAACCTATATGGCCACATGCTGTATTAAAGCTGTTAAACACCTAGTGTCTAAAACCTCCAGCACCTGGAAGAACGCCCAACTGGGAGAAGCCATGATAGAGAGCCTGGAAGCCCAGGGACTGCAGCTGGCCAAGGAGAAGCAAGAGTACCTGGGTAAGAAGAGGGACTGTGGAGGCATGGGGAGGCAGGAGGCATGAGGCCTGGttcaggggagagaggagggaatggGTGAGAGGGGACATGGGCAGGTATGGGTCAGGGTGGCAGGTCCGAGAGGCTGAAAGTAATTTTGTTCTTTACTTTTGATGCTTACAGTCCCACATGGAGACAATGGCCATATACAACAAGTGATCAGGCTGTTTTGTCACCCCAGATAAGCTGATGGAGGAGACAGAAGAACTGAGCCTGCAGCGAGAACAGAAGGAGCATCTGGAACGTCTGAACCTGGTTctggaggaggagaagcagaAGTTTGAGGAGCTGGTGACGGAGCTTAGAGCAGAGCAGGATCAGATCAAACTGTAAGAGAGAGCTATGGAGAACACAAACTGGGATATTTACAATAATAAATACAGCAATACATAACAATACATAatacagtaatagataatatacagtaatagataatatacagtaatagataacatacagtaatagataatatacagtaatagatcatatacagaaataaataaatacagtaataAATACTTTTcagaaataaataatatatagttttaaataatatacagtaataaataatatacagtaatagATAAATACAGTAATAAATACTTTTCAGAAATAAATAATATACAGTTttaaataatatacagtaacaaATAATGTACAATAATAACTAATATACAGTAATAAACAAAgtgataaataaaatacattaatttatatacagtaataataaaatacagtaatacgtaatatacagtaataataatatacagtaataaataaaatacagtattaagtaatatacagtaataataatatacagtaataataatatacagtaataataatatacagtaataataatatacagtaataatatacagtaataataatatacagtaataataatatacagtaataatatacagtaataataatatacagtaataatatacagtaataataatatacagtaataatatacagtaataatatacagtaataataatatacagtaataatatacagtaataataatatacagtagtcCCCACATATGAGTAAGAAAGATGCATGTAATacatttaaagtgcatttaataTGAGGAATGTAGCTCGTATCTCCGTCTTTATCCACTGCGTTAACTAAACTGCTGTGAAAAGTCTTAGCCTTGAGACTCTGATCCTCAGGTCCATCTGTTGTGGGTTTGATGCTCTCAGTGTGGAGAGTGTTGCTATTACACTGTGTGGTGTACCGTGTTATTGACAGGGACTTGGACGGCACAGCACAGTCTCTGAAAGGTGTGGAGTCTGAAAAAGAGGAGCTGAACAGTTTGACAACACTTCTTCAGAAATCTATTGAGGTATTTAAAATTAATttgaggagaaacacacacacacacactcaggtacacacacaccttcattaCATCCATGATCTGGTCCTCCAGGAGCTGTCCCATGAGAAGCAGCGAACCCTGGAGTTGTTGAGGGAGAAGGAGCTTGAGCAGGCGGCTGAGCATCCAGAGAAGGACGAGGAGCAGGAGGTGCAGCCTGGTGACACGGGACTGCGATCGGAGCTGAGACACATTGAAGAGCAGATGAGggaactgcagagagagaaggagcaggctgaggagaggtgagaggaccAGGAACATGGATCTTATTTTTGTCCAGTCTTGTGTGAAAAGTTCAaaagtttgtaaaaaaaaaaaacttctccTACCATATAAAAGACACATGAAGCAGCCGattgattagagagagagagcgagagagcgagagagagcgagagagcgagagagcgagagagcgagagagagcgagagagcgagagagcgagagagcgagagcgagagagagagagagagagagagagagagagagagctcagacaGAAGATCCcgatgacacactgagcgtaaatatatatattgattgcaattattcccgaatgagtgagcgttcatgtgcaatttattagcatttcaattgttataattatcaactgtgtgtcgTCTTATCTCagttgacccccacttcccttttgtacatCAAGCCACGATGCCGGTTAACCCACTAGGGCACATCCACtttcatttccttgtaaccatctactgtttgtttatgcctTTCTGTGAtgatttagttagttaataaataaattatgTAAGGCAATTGATgaatggatgactcatagtgaagactgggttcgtgcagataaccaacaatttacgacgtttggaatgagactaacgtgaggtaaagaataattaattCATCAGAAGACTAAGttatcagatattaaaatatctgaagagttatattaggaaaattctaactttgtaatctgaatattttccttggttccccgacttcctagttaattacagttacacgattaagtagtttaatcacgtaataataattacagagaatttttGATAAAGATTcttcttcagtttaatgatgccaaagacatgacagtgttgtataaaaaaaaatgcagtGTATCTGTCAATGAAGGGCCCAACTGCAGAGCTCCGCAGTGAAGC contains:
- the plekhd1 gene encoding pleckstrin homology domain-containing family D member 1 isoform X2, encoding MFSSSSKPSLFSYWTSMDQTDSEVLDISTKVQLHGVLWKRPFGRSSAKWSRRFFIIKDSFLLYYAENEKRSFETNKHFNIHPKGVIPLGGCVVDPKEDQGMPFAMVINHDDFTGNIVLAAENEAEQNQWLEMLQESGRVTWKNAQLGEAMIESLEAQGLQLAKEKQEYLDKLMEETEELSLQREQKEHLERLNLVLEEEKQKFEELVTELRAEQDQIKLDLDGTAQSLKGVESEKEELNSLTTLLQKSIEELSHEKQRTLELLREKELEQAAEHPEKDEEQEVQPGDTGLRSELRHIEEQMRELQREKEQAEERQTENEQRATVLQQEREFYSCQSRTLQQSLTQLTVDKKQTEVELKVEIESRMELERRLKQAEEALRNLEKGLSSLERSKEKDDKMKGDVNNLRKFFEECICAAEIEAKLPSIMKNAVYLHKATARRIKSCRIQRRASKHHWLKHSQSFVVARGDGGSMEDLRETARRLTSDSCFRKSVYKIITRHDQEASAKKDD
- the plekhd1 gene encoding pleckstrin homology domain-containing family D member 1 isoform X1 — protein: MPFAMVINHDDFTGNIVLAAENEAEQNQWLEMLQESGRVTWKNAQLGEAMIESLEAQGLQLAKEKQEYLDKLMEETEELSLQREQKEHLERLNLVLEEEKQKFEELVTELRAEQDQIKLDLDGTAQSLKGVESEKEELNSLTTLLQKSIEELSHEKQRTLELLREKELEQAAEHPEKDEEQEVQPGDTGLRSELRHIEEQMRELQREKEQAEERQTENEQRATVLQQEREFYSCQSRTLQQSLTQLTVDKKQTEVELKVEIESRMELERRLKQAEEALRNLEKGLSSLERSKEKDDKMKGDVNNLRKFFEECICAAEIEAKLPSIMKNAVYLHKATARRIKSCRIQRRASKHHWLKHSQSFVVARGDGGSMEDLRETARRLTSDSCFRKSVYKIITRHDQEASAKKDD